In the Armatimonadota bacterium genome, one interval contains:
- a CDS encoding NADH-quinone oxidoreductase subunit K gives MVNPDLVHALSLIMIFTSFAAVEARNLRHATIAYLFQALLICGLLTAYSPLNTALLYWAATALVTKAVLVPWFLWRATAGAEQETKPIIGFGVSAVLLIALLAVMYKLTHMHAGVFIGVGGELGEIAQTNLAVAFTVFILGIYAILTRRDAIKTVIGLCLLENGVHLSLVSLAPTMEETALAGIATEVVVTVYLLLYIIGGIREKFGSTDTHQLSELHW, from the coding sequence ATGGTTAATCCTGATCTTGTTCATGCACTCAGTCTGATAATGATCTTCACGAGCTTCGCCGCCGTGGAGGCAAGGAACCTCCGTCACGCGACGATCGCCTACCTCTTCCAGGCGCTGCTGATCTGCGGGCTGCTGACCGCGTACTCGCCGCTTAACACCGCTCTGCTCTATTGGGCGGCGACGGCTCTCGTTACAAAGGCGGTACTCGTCCCGTGGTTCCTCTGGCGCGCGACTGCCGGGGCGGAGCAGGAGACGAAGCCCATCATCGGATTCGGTGTGTCGGCGGTCCTACTGATAGCTCTGCTCGCGGTGATGTACAAGCTGACCCATATGCACGCCGGGGTATTCATCGGCGTCGGCGGGGAGTTGGGTGAGATCGCGCAGACGAACCTTGCCGTTGCGTTCACCGTCTTCATCCTCGGAATCTACGCGATACTCACCAGGCGCGATGCGATCAAGACGGTAATCGGCCTGTGCTTGCTGGAGAACGGTGTGCATCTGAGCTTGGTCAGTCTCGCTCCGACGATGGAGGAGACTGCCCTGGCCGGCATTGCGACCGAGGTTGTCGTGACCGTCTACCTGCTGCTCTACATCATCGGCGGCATCAGGGAGAAGTTCGGCTCGACGGACACCCATCAGCTTTCCGAACTGCACTGGTAG
- the hypB gene encoding hydrogenase nickel incorporation protein HypB, producing MRIPLARRVLDENDRSAEALRKRFADAGLLVVNLMGSPGAGKTSLVEETIRRVAGRFRVGVLEGDIATSLDADRISRLGAPVVQINTGGACHLDARMIGKALECLDVSSLDVLLIENVGNLVCPAQFDLGETVRAVVCSLPEGDDKVAKYPGTFSLADSVVLNKLDLAEYLEFDLALFRRTLAEVNADAELIEVSCSTGAGCGKWLEWLESKLSHGQAGDCG from the coding sequence ATGCGGATACCGTTGGCGCGCCGAGTACTTGACGAGAACGATCGGTCCGCCGAAGCGCTTCGGAAGCGTTTCGCCGACGCGGGGCTGCTCGTCGTCAACCTCATGGGGTCGCCGGGAGCGGGCAAGACCAGTCTGGTCGAGGAGACGATTCGGCGCGTGGCCGGTCGGTTCAGGGTCGGCGTCCTCGAGGGTGATATCGCCACCTCTCTCGATGCAGACCGCATCTCACGGCTCGGCGCTCCGGTGGTTCAGATCAACACGGGCGGCGCGTGTCACCTCGATGCCCGCATGATCGGCAAGGCGCTGGAGTGCCTTGACGTCTCGTCCCTCGACGTACTGCTCATCGAGAACGTTGGGAATCTCGTATGTCCCGCGCAGTTCGATCTCGGAGAGACGGTGCGGGCCGTCGTCTGCAGTCTTCCCGAGGGTGACGACAAGGTCGCCAAGTATCCGGGGACGTTCAGCCTCGCGGACAGTGTCGTGCTGAATAAGCTCGACCTCGCGGAGTACCTGGAGTTCGATCTGGCGCTCTTCAGGCGAACCCTCGCGGAAGTCAACGCCGACGCGGAACTGATCGAAGTCTCATGCTCGACCGGCGCGGGTTGCGGGAAGTGGCTGGAATGGCTGGAGTCGAAACTGAGTCACGGGCAAGCCGGAGATTGCGGATAA
- the hypF gene encoding carbamoyltransferase HypF, with amino-acid sequence MAGVETESRASRRLRITVAGTVQGVGFRPFVYRLAGQHGLSGWVRNVADGVLIEVEGDESALRIFAEVLRTDAPTLASVSDSTVVTIPAEGGTGFAIRESIEGADIRPIVPPDIATCPDCLSDMTSPANRRYAYPFTNCTNCGPRFTIIERIPYDRAGTTMSGFRMCPDCETEYRDPLDRRFHAQPNACPVCGPHLILDGVRSAEDREVVAQAADLLLAGSVLAIKGLGGFHLACDARSDEAVSALRTRKGRVGKPFALMCLDHIEARRICVVDAPSEALLLSPERPIVLMPARHGNGISHFVVEGSSDLGVMLPYTPLHHLLLSAGPPTLVMTSGNLSEEPIAHEDCDAARRLRHIADHILAHDRPIHVPCDDSVMRVFEDAPMPIRRARGFVPRPIDLGVEMPQILACGGDLKSTFCLTKGSLAVLSQHLGDLENAPTLDHYERMVAHFRRFFDCEPEVVAHDLHPDYHSTRYAESSGIARQIAVQHHHAHIASCMAENGLEGPVIGVAFDGTGYGADGRIWGGEFLVADSRDFRRAAHLQYVPLPGGDAAVRRPGRMALSYLLRACGPDVAVQLLTPEEVRVVAAQIERGVNCPLTSSMGRLFDAVSALLGVCREVTYEGQAAMELKAAASGPSEGVYRYDLSRDGGPIRVDVRPMIREIVEEVARGKQVAGISAKFHSTIADMTVRVCSALRDQTGLSRVAMSGGVFQNVLLLGMVAERLRKRGFEVLIHRLVPCNDGGLSLGQAVVAAGRCMR; translated from the coding sequence ATGGCTGGAGTCGAAACTGAGTCACGGGCAAGCCGGAGATTGCGGATAACCGTAGCGGGTACCGTTCAGGGCGTCGGCTTTCGTCCTTTTGTATACCGCCTCGCCGGACAGCACGGGCTCTCCGGCTGGGTCAGGAACGTCGCCGATGGCGTGCTGATCGAGGTGGAGGGCGACGAAAGCGCGCTTCGCATTTTTGCCGAGGTCTTGCGAACTGACGCCCCGACGCTCGCGTCCGTATCCGACTCGACGGTCGTGACGATTCCCGCCGAGGGTGGCACAGGCTTCGCGATCCGTGAGAGCATCGAAGGCGCCGATATTCGCCCGATAGTCCCTCCCGACATCGCTACCTGCCCCGACTGCCTCTCGGACATGACATCGCCTGCAAACCGTCGGTACGCGTATCCGTTCACGAACTGCACTAACTGCGGCCCGCGTTTCACGATCATCGAGCGCATCCCCTACGACCGCGCGGGCACCACGATGTCGGGCTTCCGGATGTGTCCGGACTGCGAGACGGAGTATCGCGACCCGCTCGACCGCCGGTTTCACGCCCAGCCGAACGCGTGTCCCGTCTGCGGACCGCATCTGATCCTGGATGGCGTGAGGTCAGCCGAAGACAGGGAAGTCGTCGCACAAGCTGCCGACCTGCTCCTTGCGGGGAGCGTTCTGGCGATCAAGGGCCTGGGGGGATTCCATCTCGCCTGCGACGCCCGCAGTGACGAGGCCGTGAGCGCGCTTCGGACTCGAAAGGGTCGCGTCGGCAAGCCGTTCGCGCTGATGTGCCTTGATCATATTGAAGCGCGAAGAATCTGCGTGGTTGACGCGCCATCGGAGGCGCTCCTGCTTTCCCCCGAGCGGCCGATTGTCCTTATGCCCGCCCGACACGGAAACGGGATATCCCATTTCGTTGTGGAAGGCAGCTCCGACCTCGGCGTCATGCTCCCGTACACCCCCTTGCATCACCTGCTTCTCTCGGCTGGCCCGCCGACGCTCGTGATGACGAGCGGCAACCTCTCCGAGGAGCCGATCGCCCACGAGGATTGCGATGCCGCGCGGCGGCTGAGGCACATAGCCGATCACATCCTCGCCCACGACAGGCCGATCCACGTCCCCTGTGACGACTCCGTGATGAGGGTGTTCGAGGACGCGCCGATGCCCATCCGCCGCGCGAGAGGCTTCGTGCCTAGGCCGATCGATCTCGGAGTCGAGATGCCGCAGATCCTTGCGTGCGGCGGCGACCTCAAGAGCACCTTCTGCCTGACGAAGGGCAGTCTCGCGGTGCTCAGTCAGCACCTGGGCGATCTGGAGAATGCGCCGACCCTTGACCATTACGAGCGGATGGTCGCCCACTTCCGCCGGTTCTTCGATTGTGAGCCTGAGGTTGTCGCGCACGATCTTCATCCCGACTACCACTCGACCCGGTATGCGGAGTCCTCGGGGATCGCCCGGCAGATTGCCGTTCAGCACCATCACGCGCACATCGCAAGTTGCATGGCTGAGAACGGTCTCGAAGGCCCGGTGATCGGGGTCGCGTTCGACGGTACTGGATACGGCGCGGACGGCCGAATCTGGGGCGGGGAGTTCCTTGTCGCCGACAGCCGCGACTTCCGGCGCGCGGCGCACCTGCAATATGTCCCGCTTCCGGGTGGCGATGCGGCGGTCCGCAGGCCGGGAAGGATGGCTCTGTCCTATCTGCTAAGGGCCTGCGGCCCGGATGTGGCTGTGCAACTGCTGACCCCCGAGGAGGTCCGGGTGGTCGCGGCGCAGATCGAGCGTGGGGTCAACTGCCCGCTCACCTCCAGCATGGGACGGCTGTTCGATGCCGTGTCGGCGCTGCTCGGCGTGTGCAGAGAGGTCACCTACGAGGGGCAGGCCGCTATGGAACTCAAAGCCGCCGCCTCCGGCCCGAGCGAGGGTGTATATCGTTACGACCTGTCCCGTGATGGCGGGCCGATCCGAGTTGACGTTCGGCCGATGATCCGCGAGATCGTCGAGGAGGTTGCTCGCGGAAAGCAAGTGGCGGGCATCTCCGCGAAGTTCCACTCGACGATCGCCGACATGACCGTACGGGTATGCTCCGCCCTGCGCGATCAGACCGGCTTGAGCCGGGTCGCCATGAGCGGCGGCGTGTTTCAGAACGTGCTGCTCCTCGGCATGGTCGCGGAGCGGCTTCGAAAACGAGGATTCGAGGTCTTGATCCACAGGCTCGTCCCCTGCAACGACGGCGGGCTCTCGCTCGGACAGGCGGTCGTGGCCGCCGGGAGGTGCATGCGCTGA
- a CDS encoding oxidoreductase, translating to MPAETASNLPVWLLALPLAAGVLILALGRFSSALREALALIGSSAALVVALLIGSRVLNGGVLTAVNSQLYADALSALLVVLVSGIGFIAVLYSMKYMRHQVQEGGLPHTTTVGRLSAYYGWMMLFIGTMLWACVSNNIIMLYVAVEASTIASGLLVAFYWDKRSLEAGYKYLMLLTVGITFSLFGCVLVYATGAGLLDGHRALMLSQLKLAASSFPRATVVLASAFLIVGFGTKAGVAPFHPWLPDAHAEAPTPVSALLSGVMLKVAIYALVRTVTLFYPAFPPIASFLLALGVFTLVIGDLMALAQDDLKRMLAYSSVSQIGYVLMGFGVGTYLGIYAGLFHMLNHAIAKALLFLSAGSVIYATGARRISELGGVAKKMPITGFCFLVGALAVSGIPPFNGFQSKLALFVSGTDIHAWWAVIIGIAASLVTLVVLAKAAKSVFWGGESAAVSAASVRESPLSVTVSMVVLALLCLLIGVYPRAVYQPLKAAAEVVQSVGSRQPAMTATMHGGSGAVP from the coding sequence ATGCCTGCTGAAACAGCATCGAACCTGCCTGTCTGGCTGCTGGCGCTTCCGTTGGCGGCCGGAGTCCTTATACTCGCGCTCGGGCGGTTCTCCTCGGCGCTCCGGGAGGCGCTGGCACTGATCGGCTCGTCCGCTGCGCTGGTCGTCGCGTTGCTGATCGGGAGCCGGGTCCTGAACGGTGGGGTGCTGACTGCAGTCAACAGCCAGTTGTACGCCGATGCTTTGAGCGCCCTGCTGGTCGTGCTCGTCTCGGGCATAGGCTTCATCGCCGTGCTCTACTCCATGAAGTATATGCGCCACCAGGTGCAGGAGGGCGGACTTCCTCACACCACGACTGTTGGGCGGTTGAGTGCCTATTACGGCTGGATGATGCTCTTCATCGGTACGATGCTCTGGGCGTGTGTCTCCAACAACATCATCATGCTCTACGTGGCCGTAGAGGCAAGCACGATCGCGAGTGGACTGCTAGTCGCGTTCTATTGGGACAAGCGGTCGCTCGAGGCGGGCTACAAGTACCTTATGCTGCTGACCGTCGGCATCACGTTCTCCCTCTTCGGCTGTGTGCTGGTCTATGCGACGGGCGCGGGCCTGCTCGATGGTCACCGCGCCCTGATGCTCTCGCAGTTGAAACTGGCGGCCAGCTCCTTCCCGAGAGCTACGGTTGTACTTGCCTCGGCGTTCCTGATCGTGGGATTCGGGACGAAAGCGGGGGTTGCGCCTTTCCACCCGTGGTTGCCGGACGCCCATGCTGAAGCTCCGACCCCCGTCTCGGCACTGCTGTCGGGAGTGATGCTAAAGGTGGCGATATACGCCCTGGTCCGCACTGTAACGCTCTTCTACCCCGCGTTTCCTCCGATCGCTTCATTCCTGCTCGCGCTGGGCGTGTTCACCCTCGTGATCGGCGACCTGATGGCGCTCGCGCAGGACGATCTCAAGCGTATGCTTGCCTACTCATCGGTGAGCCAGATCGGCTACGTGCTGATGGGGTTTGGCGTCGGTACGTACCTAGGCATCTACGCCGGGTTGTTCCACATGCTGAACCACGCGATCGCAAAGGCCCTGCTCTTCCTCTCGGCGGGTTCGGTGATCTACGCGACGGGAGCACGCAGGATATCCGAACTCGGCGGTGTGGCGAAGAAGATGCCGATCACCGGGTTCTGCTTCCTTGTCGGCGCGCTGGCGGTGTCGGGGATTCCTCCGTTCAACGGGTTCCAGAGCAAGCTGGCTCTCTTTGTCTCCGGCACCGATATCCACGCTTGGTGGGCCGTCATAATCGGGATCGCCGCCAGCCTGGTGACGCTGGTCGTCCTCGCCAAGGCGGCGAAATCGGTCTTCTGGGGCGGTGAGAGCGCGGCGGTCTCGGCGGCCTCCGTTCGTGAATCCCCGCTGTCCGTGACTGTCTCGATGGTCGTACTCGCGCTGCTCTGCCTCCTGATAGGGGTATATCCTCGCGCTGTCTATCAACCTCTCAAGGCCGCGGCCGAGGTAGTGCAGAGCGTCGGCTCCAGGCAGCCCGCCATGACCGCGACTATGCATGGTGGATCGGGAGCTGTGCCCTGA
- a CDS encoding NADH-quinone oxidoreductase subunit H, whose translation MSVQVLVINGAIALLAAPMLDGVARKVRAVIHSRKGPPIVQPYIDIFKLLGKEDLRCTPSLVFRYAPAAALAAFLVAAVLTPMGVGADAAPGDMVTWIYFLTLGAAAVILMAAASGNPFAQTGAAREIMMLLSVEPIVVAALITAAVKSGSMRLGEMAAWNSANGPSLSMAGAGVALFLALQATMGRLPFDIAEAESEIVDGPMVEVSGPNLALMKIALLVRQLVYAFILVQLFVPWPAVAVWPLAVLIALLKVIVLFVLAAVVEAVSPRLRIDHAMTYMSRVLFVALAALAFAAIGV comes from the coding sequence ATGTCCGTTCAAGTACTGGTGATAAACGGCGCGATAGCCCTGCTGGCCGCCCCAATGCTCGATGGAGTGGCCCGGAAGGTTAGGGCCGTCATCCATTCGCGCAAGGGGCCGCCGATCGTCCAGCCTTACATTGACATCTTCAAGCTGCTTGGGAAGGAAGACCTCCGCTGTACGCCGAGCCTGGTGTTCAGGTACGCTCCCGCCGCGGCTCTGGCGGCGTTTCTCGTGGCGGCCGTACTCACGCCGATGGGTGTGGGTGCCGATGCGGCTCCGGGCGACATGGTCACCTGGATATACTTCCTGACGCTGGGTGCGGCGGCGGTCATCCTCATGGCGGCGGCTTCCGGCAACCCGTTCGCCCAGACAGGGGCGGCCCGCGAGATCATGATGCTCCTCTCGGTCGAGCCGATCGTCGTGGCTGCGCTCATCACCGCCGCAGTAAAGAGCGGCTCGATGCGCCTTGGGGAGATGGCTGCCTGGAACTCGGCCAACGGTCCTTCGCTCTCCATGGCGGGCGCAGGAGTGGCGCTGTTCCTCGCGCTCCAAGCGACGATGGGCCGGCTTCCCTTCGACATCGCCGAAGCCGAGAGCGAGATCGTGGATGGTCCGATGGTGGAGGTAAGCGGTCCGAATCTCGCGCTCATGAAGATCGCTCTCCTCGTACGCCAGCTCGTGTATGCGTTCATCCTGGTGCAGTTGTTTGTCCCTTGGCCCGCAGTCGCTGTCTGGCCTCTTGCGGTTCTGATTGCTCTGCTGAAGGTAATCGTACTGTTCGTCCTCGCTGCAGTCGTCGAGGCGGTGAGCCCAAGGCTTCGCATTGACCACGCGATGACCTACATGAGCAGAGTCCTGTTTGTGGCGCTGGCGGCCCTCGCCTTCGCCGCGATCGGAGTGTGA
- a CDS encoding 4Fe-4S dicluster domain-containing protein, protein MFKAKLKEAVICFGAGRVTLKYPFEPAAAPPKFRGKIEFDARKCIGCGGCANVCPPRCIVIEDIGEVSRLAFHLDRCIQCARCYEVCPEQAIWPTQQFETATPDKSDLESEMTLWMSSCQRCGRCFEIDNAIDKFHSKRWRGRGPGAENERGTFPLKPPLDFIPAGPLVRGEEDGS, encoded by the coding sequence ATGTTCAAAGCGAAGCTCAAGGAAGCAGTGATATGTTTCGGCGCGGGCCGCGTGACTCTCAAGTATCCGTTCGAGCCGGCTGCCGCCCCGCCGAAGTTTCGTGGCAAGATCGAGTTCGATGCCCGCAAGTGCATCGGATGTGGCGGCTGTGCGAATGTCTGCCCTCCGAGGTGCATCGTCATCGAGGACATCGGCGAGGTCTCCAGACTCGCGTTCCATCTCGACAGGTGCATCCAGTGCGCGAGGTGCTATGAGGTCTGCCCGGAGCAGGCCATCTGGCCGACCCAGCAGTTCGAGACCGCGACGCCCGACAAGTCGGACCTCGAGTCCGAGATGACTCTGTGGATGTCGAGTTGTCAGCGGTGCGGCAGGTGTTTCGAGATTGACAATGCGATAGACAAGTTCCACAGCAAGCGGTGGCGCGGACGCGGGCCGGGCGCGGAAAACGAGCGTGGCACGTTCCCGCTCAAGCCGCCGCTTGACTTCATTCCGGCCGGGCCGCTCGTGCGGGGTGAGGAGGACGGCTCATGA
- the hypA gene encoding hydrogenase maturation nickel metallochaperone HypA, giving the protein MHELTATKSILDIAVAEAGRVGARRVTRICIKSGEWSTFDPDSIAFYFGIVSRGTAAEGARLDVQMLPVRYLCAECEIEYEPLDGQFACPQCQAGKGKLVGGREFYVDSIEVEHADTVGAPST; this is encoded by the coding sequence ATGCACGAACTGACCGCAACGAAGAGCATTCTGGATATCGCTGTGGCGGAGGCCGGGCGAGTCGGCGCGCGCAGAGTCACGAGAATCTGCATCAAGTCCGGTGAGTGGTCCACATTCGACCCGGATTCCATCGCGTTCTACTTCGGTATCGTGTCGCGCGGCACGGCGGCCGAAGGCGCCAGGCTAGACGTGCAGATGCTTCCGGTCAGGTACCTCTGCGCCGAGTGTGAGATAGAGTATGAACCTCTCGACGGTCAGTTCGCATGCCCTCAGTGCCAGGCGGGCAAAGGAAAGCTCGTCGGCGGAAGAGAATTCTACGTTGATTCCATTGAGGTAGAGCATGCGGATACCGTTGGCGCGCCGAGTACTTGA
- a CDS encoding oxidoreductase — MIYTNVGLAFLVLLAGSLAVGSARSWRSGGWVAAAFVATATILAWADGLKVLVNGRAVEGFVFALPGFGSQLAVMLDPLGAGFLMVITAVSLIATIYSVGYMGFYKKESPRRFYSLLQLFIAGMIGVVAVADWLFFIVLWELMTLASYFLVTFERSDPRAVRAGFKYFIMTHVATAGLLVSAIVLWSGTGSWSFQAHGEGLGALSVAMRGFLLALYLIAFSTKAGIFPMGDWLPDAHPAAPSGVSAILSGVMIKLGAYGVIRVFWDVLPGVGTASELTTWGLVIVFLGTLSAFVGGVTAMKENDAKRLLAFSSISQMGYIFLALGIAVAFSVTPGMSLLVMLALLAAGFHILNDAIYKSLLFMNAGSILYSTGTRDINKVGGLAVVMPAAAAAGLVGVASLSGLPPMNGFASKWLIYQASISGGINLSPLIVAAVVAFFVGLSTLAYSLKYFNIAFLGKPAASSGKAVPIPLTMTFAQVVPALACILIGLLPFRAIGAVSSAMSVPSADMFGIGRVGGLMTVASGGAVSAIWSPIVLFGLFLIFFVLAEVLRASGRASMRVVSSWYGGEEHLDDEVRFRAKGFYSPFNEAFAHVYPRLAIPRLPSLGRIRAALDLDKWLYGPALRGSGRFVDKVSRSHIGVPQIYMIWQVAGMIVVVALLFALVK, encoded by the coding sequence ATGATATACACTAACGTCGGACTAGCGTTCCTTGTCCTTTTGGCGGGTTCGCTGGCGGTCGGCTCAGCCCGCTCGTGGAGGTCCGGCGGGTGGGTGGCGGCGGCGTTCGTCGCCACCGCGACGATTCTCGCCTGGGCTGATGGCTTGAAGGTGCTTGTGAATGGGCGCGCGGTCGAGGGCTTCGTGTTCGCTCTACCCGGTTTCGGCAGCCAACTGGCGGTTATGCTCGATCCTCTCGGCGCCGGCTTCCTGATGGTCATTACCGCCGTGTCGCTGATCGCGACCATCTACTCCGTCGGTTACATGGGGTTCTACAAGAAGGAGAGTCCGCGCAGGTTCTACTCGCTGCTCCAACTCTTCATCGCGGGGATGATCGGTGTCGTCGCCGTCGCGGACTGGCTCTTCTTCATTGTTCTATGGGAACTGATGACCCTCGCCTCGTATTTTCTGGTGACGTTCGAGCGCTCGGACCCGCGAGCGGTTCGGGCGGGGTTCAAGTACTTCATCATGACGCATGTCGCCACCGCAGGATTGCTCGTTTCCGCGATTGTTCTCTGGAGCGGGACCGGGTCGTGGTCGTTCCAGGCGCACGGCGAAGGTCTCGGAGCGCTGTCGGTGGCGATGCGCGGCTTCCTCCTCGCGCTGTACCTGATCGCGTTTTCCACGAAGGCAGGCATCTTCCCAATGGGCGACTGGCTGCCGGATGCTCACCCCGCGGCGCCGTCGGGAGTCTCCGCGATTCTCTCCGGCGTGATGATCAAGCTGGGCGCATACGGAGTCATCCGCGTGTTCTGGGACGTGCTGCCCGGAGTCGGAACCGCGTCCGAACTGACGACCTGGGGTTTGGTGATCGTCTTCCTGGGTACCCTCTCGGCGTTCGTGGGAGGCGTCACCGCGATGAAGGAGAACGATGCAAAACGGCTTCTTGCATTCTCCAGCATCAGCCAGATGGGCTATATCTTCCTTGCGCTCGGAATCGCGGTTGCATTCTCGGTAACGCCGGGCATGTCGCTCCTCGTCATGCTGGCCCTTCTGGCGGCCGGTTTCCACATCCTGAACGATGCGATCTACAAGTCCCTGCTTTTCATGAACGCCGGCTCGATCCTGTACTCTACCGGCACGCGCGACATCAACAAGGTTGGTGGGCTGGCGGTGGTGATGCCGGCTGCGGCGGCGGCCGGACTCGTGGGCGTCGCGAGCCTGTCGGGCCTTCCCCCCATGAACGGATTCGCATCCAAGTGGCTGATCTACCAGGCATCCATTTCCGGAGGGATCAATCTGTCACCTCTGATCGTCGCGGCGGTGGTCGCGTTCTTCGTAGGGTTGAGCACGTTGGCCTATTCGCTCAAGTATTTCAACATTGCATTCCTGGGGAAACCCGCCGCGTCCTCGGGGAAGGCGGTGCCCATACCCCTCACGATGACGTTCGCGCAGGTCGTGCCCGCGCTGGCCTGCATACTGATCGGTCTCCTGCCGTTCAGGGCGATCGGTGCTGTCTCCTCCGCGATGAGCGTCCCGTCCGCAGACATGTTTGGAATCGGCAGAGTCGGCGGTCTGATGACGGTGGCCTCGGGCGGGGCGGTGTCCGCGATATGGAGCCCGATCGTGCTGTTTGGTCTGTTTCTGATCTTCTTCGTGCTGGCCGAGGTGCTCCGAGCTTCCGGCCGCGCGTCTATGCGGGTCGTATCGAGCTGGTACGGCGGCGAGGAGCACCTTGACGACGAGGTACGCTTCAGGGCGAAAGGGTTCTACTCGCCGTTCAATGAGGCCTTCGCTCATGTCTACCCGCGCCTGGCGATCCCGCGCCTACCAAGCCTCGGGCGGATTCGGGCCGCGCTCGATCTCGACAAGTGGCTGTATGGCCCGGCGCTCCGCGGGAGCGGAAGGTTCGTGGACAAGGTCAGCCGCTCACACATTGGCGTGCCGCAGATATACATGATATGGCAGGTCGCGGGGATGATAGTCGTTGTGGCGCTGCTGTTTGCGCTCGTGAAGTAG
- a CDS encoding NADH-quinone oxidoreductase subunit B family protein: MIGGFCKRMFPKSLWLFHTNCGSCNGCDIEVIDVLTPYYDVERFGMKLIGSPRHADALVVAGGVSRQVAPALRRLYEATPDPKVVIAVGACAVGGNIWFDTYNILGGVDTVIPVNVYIPGCPPRPEAIVYGAALALGLVPKKVEPRHEAHLPPGFDLEEHMRVWQDRPVMTRG; encoded by the coding sequence ATGATCGGCGGGTTCTGCAAAAGGATGTTTCCCAAGTCGCTCTGGCTCTTTCACACGAACTGCGGATCGTGCAACGGATGCGACATCGAGGTGATAGACGTGCTCACGCCGTACTACGATGTCGAGCGTTTCGGAATGAAGCTGATCGGAAGCCCGAGGCACGCCGATGCTCTTGTCGTCGCTGGTGGCGTCAGCAGGCAGGTCGCTCCCGCGCTCAGGCGGCTCTATGAGGCGACCCCAGATCCCAAGGTCGTCATCGCCGTCGGGGCGTGCGCCGTCGGAGGCAACATCTGGTTCGACACGTACAACATCCTCGGCGGCGTCGATACGGTTATCCCGGTGAACGTGTACATCCCGGGGTGCCCTCCGAGGCCGGAAGCCATCGTGTACGGCGCGGCGCTGGCCCTCGGCCTCGTTCCCAAGAAGGTCGAGCCGCGTCACGAGGCGCATCTGCCTCCGGGCTTCGATCTCGAGGAGCACATGAGGGTCTGGCAGGACCGGCCTGTCATGACGCGCGGTTGA